The Bacteroidales bacterium genome has a window encoding:
- a CDS encoding diacylglycerol kinase family lipid kinase → MNKSNWIAIINVAAGGGKTKKDWPSIAQILQKEGIQYEPYFTDRRLHASIIARNKINEGYSRIIVVGGDGTMNEVINGVFAQKRIHTTEVMLGMISVGTGNDWARTFNIPSDYEGAVRTIKQQKTFIQDAGLVNYQKNGKEWKRYFINIAGLGFGARVVERTNRMKEQGRNGTMLYFYNIFYSLIKYRSKKAVIEIDGISYNRKIFSLNVGIGKYNGGGMIQVPHAIADDGLYSITLIKKMGKLNVIANMKKLYNGNITRHSKVETYMAKTVQIADSALLKVETDGESLGHGPVSFQIIPRSVRVISGELSA, encoded by the coding sequence ATGAATAAATCAAACTGGATCGCCATTATAAATGTGGCAGCAGGCGGTGGAAAGACCAAAAAAGACTGGCCCTCCATTGCACAAATTCTTCAAAAAGAAGGCATTCAGTACGAACCCTACTTCACGGACAGAAGGCTGCACGCTTCCATTATTGCCCGGAATAAAATCAATGAGGGTTATTCCAGGATCATCGTGGTGGGCGGCGACGGAACCATGAACGAAGTGATTAACGGGGTGTTTGCCCAGAAGCGAATCCATACCACCGAGGTGATGCTGGGCATGATCTCTGTGGGAACCGGAAACGACTGGGCCAGAACCTTCAATATCCCGTCCGATTATGAAGGGGCCGTCAGGACCATCAAGCAGCAGAAAACCTTTATCCAGGACGCCGGTCTGGTCAACTACCAGAAGAACGGGAAGGAGTGGAAGCGTTATTTCATCAATATTGCCGGGCTTGGTTTCGGGGCGCGCGTGGTGGAACGGACCAACCGCATGAAAGAGCAGGGGAGAAACGGAACCATGCTCTACTTCTATAACATCTTTTACAGTCTCATTAAATACAGGTCCAAAAAAGCGGTTATTGAGATAGACGGAATAAGCTACAACCGCAAGATCTTCTCCCTGAACGTGGGAATCGGCAAGTACAACGGGGGAGGAATGATCCAGGTTCCCCATGCCATAGCCGATGATGGGCTGTACAGCATCACCCTGATTAAAAAAATGGGTAAACTGAATGTGATTGCCAACATGAAGAAACTCTACAACGGAAATATTACCAGGCATTCCAAGGTGGAGACCTATATGGCCAAAACCGTGCAGATTGCAGATTCGGCCCTGCTGAAGGTGGAAACGGATGGTGAATCGCTGGGACACGGACCGGTCAGTTTCCAGATTATCCCCAGGAGCGTCCGGGTGATTTCCGGAGAACTAAGTGCCTGA
- a CDS encoding glutaminyl-peptide cyclotransferase translates to MMRIPGLLLLSLFFFTARSCSSGNGSTERIPVSPANPDKITRLLEPSAPLSIPVGEEIRVVLVIPDTVRVDSVNVYLGGKLKRSIHASAEEPVRGSFEFLLPGEGENTGKSGLRLRLFFADGRSENHSSQLTFLSNVKPREYTYQVVSAYPHDVSAYTQGLEYVDGVLYEGTGNYGTSSLRRVSLETGEVTRIRNLDQSLFGEGISVLGDRIYQLTYKSQVGFIYDRATFEEIQKVYYQNREGWGLTNNGQELIMSDGTNVIYFLDPEMFTIKRQIEVYHDQGPASSLNELEYIDGKIWANRYFTDEIVIIDPQTGRVEGRINLKGILKATDRKPDTDVLNGIAWDREGDRIFVTGKRWPLLFEIRIIESGT, encoded by the coding sequence ATGATGAGAATTCCGGGATTACTTCTGCTGAGTTTGTTTTTTTTCACTGCCCGCTCCTGCAGTTCCGGGAACGGAAGCACGGAACGGATTCCGGTTTCGCCGGCGAATCCGGATAAAATCACCAGGCTGTTGGAGCCTTCCGCTCCCTTAAGTATCCCTGTGGGAGAGGAAATCCGGGTCGTCCTGGTCATTCCCGACACGGTCCGGGTCGATTCTGTCAACGTCTACCTCGGAGGGAAGCTGAAAAGAAGCATTCATGCATCTGCGGAGGAGCCCGTCAGGGGATCCTTTGAATTCCTGCTTCCCGGCGAAGGGGAGAATACGGGAAAATCCGGACTCCGCCTGAGGCTCTTTTTTGCAGACGGGCGGAGCGAAAACCACAGCAGCCAGCTCACCTTTCTTTCCAATGTGAAACCCCGGGAATACACTTACCAGGTAGTGTCTGCTTATCCCCACGATGTAAGCGCTTACACCCAGGGACTGGAATACGTGGACGGGGTCCTTTACGAAGGAACCGGAAATTACGGTACCTCATCGCTGCGGCGCGTCTCTCTGGAGACGGGTGAAGTGACCAGGATCAGGAACCTGGATCAGTCTCTCTTTGGGGAGGGAATAAGCGTACTGGGTGACCGGATTTACCAGCTGACCTATAAATCACAGGTTGGTTTTATCTATGACAGGGCCACTTTTGAGGAAATTCAAAAGGTATATTACCAGAACAGGGAGGGATGGGGCCTCACCAATAACGGGCAGGAACTGATCATGAGTGACGGAACCAATGTGATCTATTTTCTTGATCCGGAGATGTTTACCATTAAGAGGCAAATTGAGGTTTATCATGACCAGGGCCCTGCCTCCAGCCTGAATGAACTGGAGTACATCGATGGGAAGATCTGGGCCAACCGTTACTTCACCGATGAAATTGTCATTATTGACCCGCAAACGGGCAGGGTGGAGGGAAGGATCAACCTGAAAGGGATCCTGAAGGCCACCGACAGGAAACCCGATACCGATGTGCTTAATGGAATTGCCTGGGACCGCGAAGGGGACAGAATCTTTGTAACAGGGAAGCGTTGGCCCCTGTTATTTGAGATCAGAATCATAGAATCAGGCACTTAG
- the cysK gene encoding cysteine synthase A, translated as MKYNHILESVGNTPHVRINKLFPGAGNIWMKLERSNPGGSIKDRIALAMVRDAEERGVLKSGSTLVEPTSGNTGIGLAMVAAVKGYRVILVMSESMSVERRNILRAYGAEIVLTPRELGMKGSIKKAEELAGEIEGAWIPSQFDNPSNPSIHEATTAREILDDFPGGIDYLVTGVGTGGHISGVSRILKQNMPGIRVFAVEPADSPVISGGEAGPHALMGIGAGFLPENLDMSQIDGTFQIKKAEAYEYARRSAREEGIFVGISTGASLAAVSKLLEKTGNMAGILTFNYDSGERYLSVNDLF; from the coding sequence GTGAAATACAATCATATTCTGGAGAGTGTGGGGAACACCCCGCATGTACGAATCAACAAACTATTTCCCGGAGCCGGCAATATCTGGATGAAACTGGAGCGGAGCAATCCGGGTGGAAGCATCAAGGATCGTATCGCCCTGGCAATGGTCAGGGATGCCGAGGAGCGTGGAGTTCTTAAAAGTGGCAGCACCCTGGTGGAGCCCACATCCGGGAATACAGGCATAGGCCTGGCCATGGTGGCCGCTGTAAAGGGTTACAGGGTCATTCTGGTGATGTCCGAATCCATGTCCGTGGAGAGGCGGAACATCCTGAGGGCCTATGGAGCTGAAATTGTGCTTACCCCGCGTGAGCTGGGCATGAAGGGTTCCATAAAAAAGGCAGAGGAACTGGCCGGGGAGATCGAAGGTGCATGGATCCCTTCCCAGTTTGACAATCCCTCCAATCCTTCGATTCATGAGGCAACCACCGCGCGGGAGATCCTGGATGATTTTCCGGGCGGCATTGACTACCTGGTTACCGGTGTGGGAACCGGTGGTCATATCTCCGGAGTCTCCAGGATCCTGAAACAAAACATGCCGGGGATCCGGGTATTTGCTGTGGAGCCGGCCGATTCACCGGTGATCAGCGGGGGGGAAGCAGGGCCCCATGCCCTTATGGGAATCGGGGCGGGGTTTCTTCCCGAAAACCTGGATATGAGCCAGATAGACGGGACTTTTCAGATAAAGAAAGCGGAAGCCTACGAATATGCGAGACGCTCGGCCAGAGAGGAGGGGATCTTTGTCGGGATATCGACAGGCGCATCGCTGGCAGCAGTCTCAAAGCTTCTGGAAAAGACTGGAAATATGGCAGGTATTCTCACTTTTAATTACGATAGCGGCGAAAGATATCTTTCCGTAAACGATCTCTTTTAA
- a CDS encoding serine O-acetyltransferase: MTYDNRAFARSLSQFNSGYCAEVPSMELSQQFLENLVHALFPIRRNCAVDEDHIAIELDRSAVKLRELLYSIRKTLDRPPAGLADDFLSRVPEAFEQLACDAVTVTKLDPAASCVEEVILCYPGFYAITVYRMAHILYDLKVPVLPRILSEYAHEKTGIDIHPGAQIESPFFIDHGTGIVIGETARIGKEVSIYQGVTLGALSVERSMANTKRHPTIEDHVVIYAGSTILGGDTVIGHHTVVGGNTWITECIPPHSVVYRNHRVLVKDRKDFKPPIDFVI; this comes from the coding sequence ATGACTTATGATAACAGGGCTTTTGCCCGCAGCTTAAGCCAGTTTAACTCGGGATATTGTGCGGAAGTTCCATCCATGGAGTTGTCGCAGCAGTTTCTGGAAAACCTGGTCCATGCGCTCTTTCCCATAAGGCGGAATTGTGCGGTCGATGAAGACCATATAGCCATTGAGCTGGATCGCTCTGCCGTAAAGCTGAGGGAGCTGCTCTACTCCATTCGCAAAACGCTCGATCGTCCGCCTGCCGGGCTGGCGGATGATTTCTTATCCAGGGTGCCGGAAGCTTTTGAGCAGCTGGCCTGCGATGCTGTTACTGTCACCAAACTGGATCCTGCTGCCAGCTGTGTGGAGGAGGTTATTCTTTGCTATCCCGGTTTTTATGCCATTACCGTGTACCGGATGGCCCATATCCTGTACGACTTAAAAGTCCCGGTCCTTCCCCGGATTTTGTCTGAATATGCCCATGAAAAAACAGGGATCGATATTCACCCGGGGGCACAGATCGAGTCGCCGTTTTTCATAGACCATGGCACGGGGATTGTGATCGGTGAGACGGCCCGGATTGGAAAGGAGGTAAGTATTTACCAGGGAGTTACCCTGGGTGCCCTGAGCGTGGAGCGTTCCATGGCGAATACAAAACGGCATCCCACCATTGAGGACCATGTGGTGATTTATGCCGGGAGTACCATCCTGGGGGGAGACACAGTGATCGGGCACCATACCGTGGTGGGTGGGAATACCTGGATTACCGAGTGCATTCCTCCCCATTCGGTCGTGTACCGGAACCACCGGGTGCTGGTGAAAGACAGAAAGGATTTCAAGCCACCCATTGATTTTGTCATTTAA
- a CDS encoding CDP-alcohol phosphatidyltransferase family protein, which yields MRRHVPNLITLLNLACGSLAILLTFEGQWRWAVYLVLAASVFDFLDGLAARLLKAGSRTGKQLDSLADMISFGLLPGVFIYTLFKNLFLNLPAEAGPFYNSLQWVVLASVLLVPALSAIRLARFNTEADEGTFFFGLPTPAHTLFWTGIFWQFMQSGTIFGTPLNLFFMWTIMFIMAFHMILPVPMYSLKFEHMRLRGNLIRYLLLLLALLILIFTGWGGLSLVILVYILLSLLNLLLVRRVV from the coding sequence GTGAGAAGGCATGTTCCCAACCTGATCACCCTGCTTAACCTGGCCTGCGGCAGTCTGGCCATTTTACTCACATTCGAAGGGCAATGGCGCTGGGCCGTTTACCTGGTGCTGGCTGCTTCGGTGTTCGATTTCCTGGACGGTCTTGCGGCCCGTTTGCTCAAGGCCGGCAGTCGCACCGGGAAGCAGCTCGACTCTCTGGCCGATATGATCTCCTTCGGACTGCTTCCGGGGGTTTTTATCTATACCCTTTTTAAGAACCTGTTCCTGAACCTGCCGGCAGAGGCGGGGCCCTTTTATAACAGCCTGCAGTGGGTGGTTCTGGCTTCAGTCCTGCTGGTGCCGGCCTTATCTGCCATCCGGCTGGCCCGCTTTAACACGGAAGCGGACGAGGGAACATTTTTTTTCGGGCTTCCCACCCCGGCTCATACCCTGTTCTGGACCGGAATATTCTGGCAGTTTATGCAGAGTGGAACCATTTTCGGGACCCCCCTCAACCTTTTTTTTATGTGGACCATCATGTTCATCATGGCCTTTCATATGATCCTGCCTGTCCCCATGTACAGCCTGAAGTTCGAGCATATGCGCCTGAGAGGGAATCTGATCCGCTACCTGCTGCTGCTGCTGGCACTGTTGATCCTGATCTTCACCGGATGGGGAGGGCTCTCCCTGGTGATCCTGGTCTATATTCTTCTTTCTCTGCTGAACCTTTTACTTGTCCGGAGGGTTGTATAA